In Levilactobacillus brevis, a single genomic region encodes these proteins:
- a CDS encoding MucBP domain-containing protein, with protein sequence MLKTTRTLVTACLALILFGGVVSPSAVYADNSSTATTATAATTKASDSETTAPTISSVEMPYTLFSDKSGLNKVYTYPKAPTVLTADQINDDAYMAKLIKETPALANLRDTLQAMVADGANHNLKQSYLDMAYSSDENEYTKAEVAEISATSIYNIAWLISRMAQIDLHQRTFEQVQTEYHDSLYLKLTKYPATASILQMSNPLFENEENYNNRWKLIYESFMNSGSFAGYSEQELSSLDPDASYRQTVAIINKPMSDFFKKQADGTYQIDGLFLNNLMAYSFWYEDKPAIPDPLPTPQTSQPVTVHYVDDQGKTLKPDKTLTGELGTTYTATPLDIEGYQLSQTTGEETGTFSSTAKSVTYTYSPVTTTGGAADTIAPEGSVIYTTKKIGLYKNATFTNQARKQWYAKKSRINRPMFVVTGYAKSKNGVERYHVKDVNHHSKTAGQTGYVTANAKYTSRVYYATKQKTITVINPKGINAYGKKNLTNKKAHYRQGQVLKVKKIVKQNLTTRFVLNNGRYITANKLLVKTGKQALPKRIQAKTALNRYNNVNLTKQNRHYTKKTHATFKIKGWDYSNANDFSKGDTLRYQIAGGYITGNRQFVSVFD encoded by the coding sequence ATGCTTAAAACAACACGAACACTTGTAACCGCCTGTCTAGCATTGATTCTCTTTGGGGGAGTCGTCAGTCCCAGTGCGGTTTATGCCGATAACTCTTCAACGGCGACAACAGCTACCGCGGCCACGACTAAGGCCAGCGACAGCGAGACAACGGCGCCTACGATTAGCTCGGTTGAGATGCCATACACCTTATTTAGCGACAAAAGTGGGCTTAACAAGGTATATACGTATCCCAAGGCACCAACCGTCTTAACCGCCGATCAAATCAATGACGACGCTTACATGGCCAAGCTGATTAAGGAAACTCCAGCTCTGGCAAACTTGCGAGATACGCTTCAAGCTATGGTTGCAGATGGGGCCAACCACAATTTAAAACAGAGCTATCTTGACATGGCCTATTCAAGTGATGAGAATGAATACACCAAAGCAGAGGTAGCGGAGATATCAGCCACTAGCATTTATAATATAGCTTGGTTAATCAGTCGAATGGCGCAGATTGATCTCCATCAACGGACTTTTGAACAGGTACAGACGGAATATCATGATTCCCTATATCTCAAACTCACCAAATATCCCGCGACAGCTTCCATACTTCAGATGTCGAACCCACTATTTGAAAATGAAGAAAATTACAATAATAGATGGAAACTAATCTACGAATCCTTCATGAACTCGGGCTCGTTCGCAGGTTACTCCGAACAAGAACTCAGTAGTCTGGATCCCGATGCCTCTTACCGCCAGACGGTCGCTATCATCAACAAGCCGATGTCCGATTTCTTCAAAAAACAAGCTGACGGCACTTACCAAATCGACGGTTTATTCTTAAACAACCTTATGGCATACAGCTTCTGGTATGAAGATAAGCCTGCCATCCCAGATCCCTTGCCCACACCACAGACTAGCCAGCCGGTAACGGTCCACTACGTCGATGACCAGGGGAAGACGTTGAAGCCTGACAAGACCTTGACCGGCGAGCTGGGGACGACCTACACCGCCACGCCACTCGATATTGAGGGGTATCAGTTATCCCAGACGACTGGCGAAGAGACCGGCACGTTCAGTAGTACGGCGAAGTCCGTGACCTACACCTACTCACCCGTTACGACAACCGGTGGTGCAGCCGATACCATTGCGCCCGAGGGGTCCGTCATCTATACCACTAAGAAGATTGGTCTCTACAAGAACGCCACCTTTACCAACCAGGCCCGCAAGCAATGGTACGCTAAGAAATCCCGAATTAATCGGCCAATGTTTGTCGTCACAGGCTACGCTAAATCCAAGAACGGGGTTGAACGCTACCACGTAAAGGACGTTAACCACCACAGTAAGACGGCTGGCCAGACCGGCTACGTCACGGCAAATGCCAAGTATACCAGTCGGGTTTACTACGCGACTAAGCAGAAGACCATTACGGTGATTAATCCCAAGGGGATCAACGCCTATGGCAAGAAGAATCTGACTAACAAGAAGGCCCACTACCGCCAAGGTCAAGTTCTGAAGGTCAAGAAGATTGTCAAACAAAACCTGACAACGCGTTTCGTCCTCAACAACGGGCGCTACATCACCGCCAACAAGCTACTGGTAAAGACGGGCAAACAGGCCCTACCTAAACGCATTCAGGCCAAGACCGCGCTGAATCGCTATAACAACGTAAACCTAACCAAGCAGAATAGACATTACACTAAGAAGACTCACGCAACCTTTAAGATAAAGGGCTGGGATTACTCTAACGCCAACGATTTCAGTAAGGGCGATACCCTGCGCTACCAGATAGCCGGGGGTTACATCACCGGTAATCGGCAGTTTGTTTCCGTCTTTGACTAA
- a CDS encoding gamma-glutamyl-gamma-aminobutyrate hydrolase family protein, whose protein sequence is MRPRIALPADTLDEATNIINERNAAFAPRPAVEAIVKAGGLPIILPSVDPTDVADYLPLFDGVAFLGGADVDPTFFNEEPHLRLGKTYRKRDLFEVELLKQSVASGKAILGICRGLQLINVGLGGTLYQDLSEDPDAQIKHSQAAMGNQPSHHVTVRPGSMLSPLVGERPYVNSRHHQAVKDVAPSLQVTATADDHVIEALESPDSDQILAVQWHPENMYKHHSESRRIFENFVQRAAKRTKTL, encoded by the coding sequence ATGCGCCCACGAATTGCACTCCCCGCCGACACGCTCGACGAAGCGACAAACATTATTAACGAACGAAACGCAGCCTTTGCGCCCCGCCCTGCCGTCGAAGCCATCGTTAAGGCGGGCGGACTCCCAATTATTCTCCCGAGCGTTGACCCTACCGACGTGGCAGACTACTTGCCGTTATTCGACGGTGTGGCCTTCCTCGGTGGTGCCGACGTCGACCCCACCTTTTTCAATGAGGAGCCCCACCTGCGCCTGGGAAAGACCTACCGCAAGCGCGACCTCTTCGAAGTGGAACTGCTCAAGCAGTCAGTCGCCAGCGGCAAAGCCATTCTGGGCATCTGCCGCGGCCTACAACTGATCAATGTGGGCTTGGGCGGCACACTCTATCAGGATCTGAGTGAAGATCCCGATGCTCAGATCAAGCACAGTCAGGCCGCCATGGGCAATCAGCCCAGCCACCACGTGACCGTGCGTCCCGGTAGCATGCTTAGTCCCCTGGTCGGCGAACGGCCGTACGTCAACTCGCGGCACCATCAGGCCGTTAAGGACGTGGCACCCAGTCTCCAGGTAACGGCAACCGCCGATGACCACGTGATTGAGGCCCTTGAGTCCCCGGACAGTGACCAGATTCTGGCCGTTCAGTGGCATCCCGAGAATATGTACAAGCACCACAGCGAGTCACGGCGGATCTTCGAGAACTTTGTCCAGCGCGCGGCCAAGCGAACGAAAACTTTGTGA
- a CDS encoding tyrosine-protein phosphatase — protein sequence MTNNRILAVTGGHNFRELGGYPTVDGHTVKWRKLIRTAGLANLTPADQQHLSDYGVVADVDFRSKDEQAQAPDKVPAGVKYHFLPVFPADDETDASASQIQLAQRFSKDDQSGYRHMLDVYRQMMTLRSAQVAYHDFFDTLLANDQPNQSVLFHCTAGKDRTGMGAYFALSALGVDPQIIREDYLLTNKVIAPRIAQQSADAKQRGLGDIFVTNMRALYTVNADYFDAATKIVNTQYGGAQDYLRDVLGLSNRDITDLKRLYLD from the coding sequence ATGACAAACAACCGAATTTTAGCCGTGACAGGTGGCCACAACTTCAGAGAACTCGGGGGTTACCCCACGGTTGATGGGCACACCGTTAAATGGCGTAAACTGATTCGGACTGCCGGTTTGGCCAACCTCACCCCCGCTGATCAGCAGCATCTCAGTGACTATGGTGTCGTGGCGGATGTGGACTTCCGATCCAAGGACGAACAAGCCCAAGCCCCCGACAAGGTTCCAGCCGGCGTCAAATATCATTTTCTCCCCGTCTTTCCGGCCGACGACGAGACCGACGCTTCGGCCTCGCAGATTCAACTGGCCCAGCGTTTCTCGAAAGATGACCAATCCGGCTACCGACACATGCTGGATGTTTACCGGCAGATGATGACATTGCGGTCCGCTCAGGTCGCCTACCACGATTTCTTTGACACGCTACTGGCCAATGACCAGCCCAACCAGTCCGTCTTGTTTCACTGTACGGCGGGCAAGGACCGGACTGGGATGGGCGCCTACTTTGCGTTAAGTGCGCTGGGCGTTGATCCCCAGATTATCCGCGAAGATTACCTGCTCACCAACAAGGTTATTGCCCCCCGCATTGCGCAGCAGAGCGCCGACGCCAAGCAACGCGGACTAGGCGACATCTTCGTCACCAACATGCGGGCTTTGTACACCGTTAACGCCGACTACTTCGACGCGGCGACTAAGATCGTCAACACCCAGTATGGCGGCGCCCAGGATTACTTGCGCGACGTTCTCGGTCTGTCCAATCGCGACATTACCGATTTGAAACGCCTCTATCTCGACTAA
- a CDS encoding alpha/beta hydrolase, whose translation MSLRGKWLLFKTQHSQLKQQMQQAFLQPSRQNQAVIPQKFPESVVTKEREVFGGRILTAGSGAPLPQHVILLHGGAYTMQGTIGHRKLMVALVQQANLRVSYVDYPLVPEATVDQTVSFALNAYDYLRAQYPDDQFFLMGDSAGGGLALTVLQQLQEQQKTLPAGTVLISPWTDLSMMNPDLNVAAKHDPFLTLATLKKIGYQYAGDRPVTDPVVSPIYGNFDNLGPIMVYYGTNELLWADDQRLLQKLADADGTPFTAHAMKSMLHDYILWPDLPESKKTFKEIKQFILTGELV comes from the coding sequence GTGAGTTTGCGTGGGAAATGGTTACTTTTCAAGACCCAGCATAGTCAGCTCAAACAGCAGATGCAGCAAGCATTTTTACAACCTAGTCGGCAGAATCAAGCCGTGATCCCGCAGAAGTTTCCCGAGTCCGTGGTGACGAAGGAACGCGAGGTTTTCGGGGGCCGAATTCTGACTGCGGGTTCCGGCGCGCCATTGCCCCAACACGTGATTCTCTTGCACGGTGGTGCCTACACCATGCAGGGGACGATTGGCCATCGTAAATTAATGGTGGCCCTGGTTCAACAGGCCAATCTGCGCGTATCTTACGTGGATTATCCTCTGGTGCCCGAAGCCACGGTGGACCAAACCGTGTCCTTCGCGTTGAATGCGTATGATTATTTGCGGGCCCAGTATCCGGACGATCAATTCTTCTTGATGGGGGATTCGGCCGGTGGTGGCCTGGCGTTGACCGTGCTTCAGCAGTTGCAGGAACAACAAAAAACATTGCCAGCGGGGACGGTTCTCATCTCACCGTGGACCGACCTAAGCATGATGAATCCCGACCTCAATGTCGCGGCTAAACATGATCCGTTCCTGACGTTGGCCACCTTGAAGAAGATTGGCTATCAATACGCTGGTGACCGGCCCGTGACCGATCCGGTCGTGAGTCCCATCTATGGGAATTTTGACAATCTGGGCCCCATCATGGTGTACTATGGGACCAACGAATTGCTGTGGGCCGACGATCAGCGACTGCTGCAGAAACTAGCGGACGCCGATGGTACGCCATTTACGGCGCACGCCATGAAGTCTATGTTGCATGATTATATCTTATGGCCGGACTTACCGGAGTCGAAGAAAACCTTTAAAGAGATTAAGCAGTTTATTCTAACGGGTGAGTTGGTATAA